The sequence AGCCTGCTGGGTGGCTACGACGAGGCCTCGGCGATCACCAGCGCCTGACACCGGGTCCTGCGGGACGCGGGGAATAGGGCGCCGAGGTGCCTCGTTAGAAGTAGTACAATCTTCAACCAAGGAGGCGCACCATGCAGTTCGGCATCTTCAGCGTCGGCGACATCACCCCCGACCCGACCACCGGCGTCGCGCCGTCCGAGGGCGAGCGCATCGAGTCGATGACCCGGATCGCGCTGAAGGCGGAAGAGGTCGGGCTCGACGTCTTCGCGACCGGGGAGCACCACAACCCGCCCTTCACCGTCTCCTCACCGACGACCCACCTGGCGTGGATAGCGGCCAAGACCCAGAAGCTGCTCCTGAGCACCTCCACCACCTTGATCACCACCAACGACCCGGTGAAGATCGCCGAGGACTACGCCTTCCTCCAGCACCTCTCCGGTGGCCGCGTCGACCTGATGATGGGCCGCGGCAACACCGGCCCGGTCTATCCATGGTTCGGCAAGGACATCCGCGACGGGATCAAGCTCGCGATCGAGAACTACCATCTCCTGCGCAAGCTCTGGCGCGAGCCGGTCGTCAACTGGCAGGGCCAGTTCCGCACCCCGCTGCAGGGCTACACCTCGACGCCGGCCCCGCTCGACGACACCCCGCCCTTCGTGTGGCACGGCTCCATCCGCAGCCCCGAGATCGCCGAGCAGGCGGCCTACTACGGCGACGGGTTCTTCCACAACCACATCTTCTGGGGCCCCGAGCACACCGCGCAGATGGTGCGGCTCTATCGGCAGCGCTTCGAGCACTACGGCCACGGTGCGGCCGAGGAGGCGATCGTCGGCCTCGGCGGCCAGGTGTTCCTGGGCGCGAGCGAGGCGGAGGCCAAGAAGCAGTTCCGGCCCTACTTCGACAACGCACCGGTCTATGGCCACGGCCCCTCCCTCGAGGACTTCACCGCCGCCACGCCGCTGACGGTCGGCACCCCGAGCAGGTCATCGAGCGCACCCTCGGCTTCGCCGACTACGCCGGCGACTACCAGCGCCAGCTGTTCCTGATCGACCACGCGGGCCTGCCGATCGACGTGGTGCTGGAGCAGCTCGAGATCCTCGGGCGCGAGGTCGTGCCGGTGCTGCGCGCCGAGTTCGACCGCCGTCGCCCCGCCCACGTGCCGAGCGACCCGCCCACCCACGCCTCGCTGGTGGCCGCCGGCCCGGACGCGGCTCACCACCTCGTCGAGCCCGCCCGGGCCACGGCCGAGGCCAAGGAAGGCGTGACCGCATGAGCCGCACCGTCGTGGTCCTCACCGCCGGCCTGACCGTCCCGTCCTCGACCCGGATGCTCGGCGACCAGCTCGCCGACGCGGTTGCGGCCGCCGTGGGCGCCCGGGGCGAGGCAGTCAGCTTCGAGCATGTCGAGGTGCGCGACCTCGCCCAGGACCTCGCCTCCTTCATGACCAGCGGGGGAGTGACGACCGCACGCCTGGCCGCCGTCCGCGAGCAGGT comes from Nocardioides piscis and encodes:
- a CDS encoding CE1758 family FMN-dependent luciferase-like monooxygenase — translated: MQFGIFSVGDITPDPTTGVAPSEGERIESMTRIALKAEEVGLDVFATGEHHNPPFTVSSPTTHLAWIAAKTQKLLLSTSTTLITTNDPVKIAEDYAFLQHLSGGRVDLMMGRGNTGPVYPWFGKDIRDGIKLAIENYHLLRKLWREPVVNWQGQFRTPLQGYTSTPAPLDDTPPFVWHGSIRSPEIAEQAAYYGDGFFHNHIFWGPEHTAQMVRLYRQRFEHYGHGAAEEAIVGLGGQVFLGASEAEAKKQFRPYFDNAPVYGHGPSLEDFTAATPLTVGTPSRSSSAPSASPTTPATTSASCS